One segment of Vagococcus martis DNA contains the following:
- a CDS encoding C69 family dipeptidase has product MCTTVVVGKKASRTGSTLIARNCDSEEPIQPVRFITVAEDAHVSGTYKSNMTKFTEKYPNKSLKYTMVPFLDESKLGIFGEAGINSKNVAMSSTESIFSNTDVLSIDPLTPAGLGEDSLLNMVLPYIESARDGVTYLGQLIKEHGSHEGNGVIFSDKDEVWYMEIPCGHHWVAQRVPDDCCAVIANQSIIEEINFNDPENFMYSEGIREFVDEYQLNPDYEGFNFRHIFGTSTKEDRQYNTARVWYGQNYLGHKVEDPRSSDMPFVFKPNRLLTVNDVAAVLSSHFDETIYDPFNPESDVDRNIFRPISMNRTAESHILEIRNNVPEEIAGIIWLNSAPTAFNPYVPFFANSLDTPKSYRDTTDSYDINQAYWMYRTLAVLVERDYNKLSSVNFDYLTAAKTLAKHLVLETDKAVKEGNIKNIEEFLTEQNNKNIDQMNELAMKHIGDLVQKGLGLSKLTFDITKDV; this is encoded by the coding sequence ATGTGTACAACCGTTGTTGTCGGAAAAAAAGCCTCTAGAACAGGGTCTACTCTAATTGCTAGAAACTGTGACTCTGAAGAACCTATCCAACCCGTTCGTTTTATTACTGTTGCTGAAGATGCTCATGTGAGTGGCACTTATAAAAGTAATATGACGAAATTTACTGAAAAATACCCAAACAAATCATTGAAATATACAATGGTGCCATTTTTGGATGAAAGTAAACTTGGTATTTTTGGTGAAGCTGGAATTAACTCAAAAAATGTGGCCATGAGCTCAACAGAAAGTATTTTCTCAAATACAGATGTTCTATCAATTGACCCATTAACTCCAGCTGGTTTAGGTGAAGATTCATTACTTAATATGGTCTTACCATATATCGAATCAGCAAGAGATGGTGTAACTTATTTAGGTCAACTGATTAAAGAACATGGTTCTCATGAAGGAAATGGTGTCATTTTTAGTGACAAAGATGAAGTATGGTATATGGAAATTCCATGTGGTCATCATTGGGTCGCTCAACGTGTGCCAGATGATTGCTGTGCAGTGATTGCCAACCAATCAATCATTGAAGAAATTAATTTCAACGACCCAGAAAACTTTATGTATTCTGAAGGGATTCGCGAATTTGTTGATGAGTATCAACTTAATCCAGATTATGAAGGGTTTAATTTCCGCCATATTTTTGGAACCAGTACAAAAGAAGACAGACAATACAATACTGCTCGCGTGTGGTATGGTCAAAACTACTTAGGTCATAAAGTAGAAGATCCTAGAAGTAGTGATATGCCGTTTGTCTTTAAACCAAATCGCTTACTGACAGTCAATGATGTGGCTGCTGTACTAAGTTCACACTTTGATGAAACAATCTATGATCCATTTAATCCTGAGAGCGATGTAGATCGCAATATATTTAGACCAATCTCTATGAACCGTACGGCTGAATCTCATATTTTAGAAATCAGAAACAACGTACCTGAAGAAATTGCTGGAATCATTTGGTTAAATAGCGCACCAACTGCCTTTAACCCGTATGTGCCATTCTTCGCTAATAGTTTAGATACACCAAAAAGCTACCGTGATACAACAGATAGCTATGATATTAACCAAGCCTATTGGATGTATCGTACGTTAGCAGTATTAGTGGAACGTGATTACAACAAATTATCTTCTGTAAACTTTGACTATTTAACAGCTGCTAAAACATTAGCAAAACATCTTGTCTTAGAAACAGATAAAGCTGTTAAAGAAGGCAATATTAAAAATATCGAAGAGTTCTTAACTGAACAAAATAATAAAAATATTGACCAAATGAACGAATTAGCGATGAAACATATAGGTGATTTGGTCCAAAAAGGTTTGGGATTATCTAAACTGACATTTGATATTACTAAAGACGTTTAG
- a CDS encoding C1 family peptidase — protein MTNELTFDQINNMQEQFNNDRANEIAQTAATTNGIFKASENIRAIDDANFNFSIDIDSHKVTNQNQSGRCWMFACLNVIRFQLEKQYNIENFELSQNYLFFYDKLEKANYFYQNILQTATEPISSRDVQFLINSPQQDGGDWNLIISLVEKYGVVPIYEMNDSSCSITSAELNTMLNRKLRRDAVELRQLVKDNATESTIKDYIEKSLSEVYRLLSIALGTPPKTIDFTFRDKDKKYTSYQGLTPQQLYTDYIDIDVTDYVGLINVPAENMPFGKVYEVALSGNMVGGTPNRYLNIKMDELKQATIKQLKAGEPVWFGCDVLKHFDRQKGIMSHDLYKFEELFNMDFSMTKGDRFNYKESLPTHAMVIGGVNLVDDMPTKWKVENSWGEKIGDQGYCVMDDKWMDEFVFEVVVKKDYLTEDLKQALVTEPVELPFWNPMNPIA, from the coding sequence ATGACAAACGAATTAACTTTTGATCAAATTAACAACATGCAAGAACAATTTAACAATGACAGAGCAAATGAAATCGCCCAAACAGCTGCCACAACAAACGGTATTTTTAAAGCGTCTGAAAATATTCGTGCAATTGATGATGCGAACTTTAACTTTTCGATTGATATTGATTCACATAAAGTAACAAACCAAAATCAAAGTGGTCGTTGCTGGATGTTTGCTTGTTTAAACGTCATTCGTTTCCAATTAGAAAAACAATACAATATTGAAAACTTTGAATTATCACAAAACTATTTGTTTTTCTATGACAAATTAGAAAAAGCAAATTACTTCTATCAAAATATCCTTCAAACAGCCACAGAACCTATTTCTAGTCGCGACGTTCAATTTTTAATCAACTCACCACAACAAGATGGTGGCGATTGGAACTTAATCATCTCATTAGTAGAAAAATATGGGGTCGTACCAATTTATGAAATGAACGACTCAAGCTGTAGTATCACATCAGCTGAATTAAATACGATGTTAAATCGTAAATTAAGACGTGATGCTGTTGAGTTAAGACAACTTGTTAAAGACAATGCGACAGAATCTACTATTAAAGATTACATCGAAAAAAGTCTATCTGAAGTTTACAGATTATTATCAATTGCTTTAGGGACACCACCAAAAACAATTGACTTTACATTTAGAGATAAAGACAAAAAATACACTTCTTATCAAGGGTTAACACCACAACAACTTTACACTGACTACATTGATATTGATGTAACGGACTATGTTGGATTAATCAACGTTCCAGCTGAAAACATGCCTTTTGGTAAAGTTTACGAAGTGGCTTTATCAGGAAACATGGTAGGTGGAACACCAAACCGTTATTTAAACATTAAAATGGATGAGTTAAAACAAGCCACAATTAAACAATTAAAAGCTGGTGAACCAGTTTGGTTTGGTTGTGATGTGTTAAAACATTTTGACCGTCAAAAAGGGATCATGTCTCATGATTTATATAAATTTGAAGAGTTATTCAACATGGACTTTTCAATGACAAAAGGCGATCGTTTCAACTACAAAGAAAGCTTACCAACACATGCTATGGTAATTGGTGGCGTAAATCTTGTGGATGATATGCCAACTAAATGGAAAGTAGAAAATAGTTGGGGAGAAAAAATCGGTGACCAAGGTTACTGTGTGATGGATGACAAATGGATGGATGAATTTGTCTTTGAAGTCGTTGTGAAAAAAGACTATCTAACAGAAGACTTAAAACAAGCCTTAGTAACAGAACCTGTCGAATTACCATTTTGGAACCCTATGAACCCAATCGCTTAA
- a CDS encoding APC family permease gives MSAKTATPNKKLTFTSIYFLGINAIVGSGAFLLPQQIYKNIGVMSILVLLTAALTVSMVALCYADLSSRFSGSGAAWLYSYNAFGKFTGFQIGLFSWFLGCLTFTAESVALHRTLKSMYPALDNPIAKYAFPIGVIVLLSIINLFGTSIVKKINSVSSIIKIATLLFFLVVGVFFIKTAHFTPIVPENVKTTGSFFGHFGQAFSVVFYMFTGFSFIPVAAGQMNNPEKNIPKALIAVMSSVTIIYVLVQATAIGILGPSIAKFDIPIAQALNSSIGHWAYVLIVIGMIISIFGVAFAVSFNTPVLAASLSTEHNLLPSAVGKRNKNDAPYIAVIITMIISIFLVSFSYIFLVAAIVLASFIQYVPSILAVIKFKHTKQFPNNGFSLKGGDTIPIIALIISMYLLTNFRLDVLLLIVGVFVVGLIMYYTSIKNKPDSPSAPQAPKGKVAQATTKLADKVATTTQSASTHVSTK, from the coding sequence ATGAGTGCGAAAACAGCAACACCTAATAAAAAGTTGACGTTTACGTCAATTTATTTTTTGGGTATCAATGCAATTGTCGGGTCAGGAGCGTTCTTATTACCGCAACAGATTTATAAAAATATTGGGGTAATGAGTATTCTGGTTCTACTTACTGCAGCATTAACAGTAAGTATGGTTGCATTATGTTATGCGGATTTATCAAGTCGATTTTCAGGATCAGGAGCAGCTTGGTTGTATTCGTATAATGCATTTGGTAAATTTACTGGGTTTCAAATTGGATTATTTTCGTGGTTTTTAGGATGCCTGACATTTACAGCAGAATCTGTTGCCTTACATCGAACATTAAAAAGCATGTATCCGGCGTTAGATAACCCAATTGCGAAATATGCTTTTCCAATTGGTGTGATAGTTCTATTAAGTATTATCAATCTATTTGGTACAAGTATTGTTAAAAAAATCAACAGTGTGTCTTCAATTATTAAAATTGCTACGCTATTATTCTTCCTTGTTGTCGGTGTGTTCTTTATCAAAACAGCACACTTTACACCAATTGTCCCTGAAAATGTGAAAACAACAGGTAGCTTCTTTGGTCACTTTGGTCAAGCATTTAGTGTGGTATTTTACATGTTTACTGGATTCTCATTTATCCCAGTAGCAGCTGGACAAATGAACAACCCAGAAAAAAATATTCCAAAAGCATTAATCGCCGTTATGTCTAGTGTGACTATTATTTATGTGTTAGTACAAGCAACAGCGATTGGTATCTTAGGACCAAGTATTGCAAAATTTGATATTCCTATCGCGCAAGCACTGAATTCTTCTATTGGTCATTGGGCATATGTGCTTATTGTCATTGGTATGATTATTTCAATTTTTGGTGTGGCATTTGCCGTATCATTTAATACACCAGTTTTAGCTGCATCTTTATCAACAGAACATAATCTTTTACCATCAGCTGTTGGTAAACGAAATAAAAATGATGCACCTTATATTGCGGTCATTATTACGATGATTATCAGTATTTTCTTAGTGTCATTTAGTTACATTTTCTTAGTAGCGGCCATTGTATTAGCATCATTTATCCAATATGTTCCATCAATTTTAGCCGTGATTAAATTTAAACATACAAAACAATTTCCAAATAATGGGTTCTCTTTAAAGGGAGGAGATACCATTCCAATTATTGCGTTGATTATTTCAATGTATCTTTTAACTAACTTTAGATTAGATGTTTTATTACTAATCGTCGGTGTGTTTGTTGTTGGATTGATCATGTACTACACAAGTATCAAAAACAAACCAGACTCACCATCAGCACCACAAGCACCAAAAGGTAAAGTCGCTCAAGCAACCACAAAATTGGCTGACAAAGTCGCAACCACAACTCAAAGTGCATCAACACATGTTTCAACAAAATAA
- a CDS encoding amino acid ABC transporter ATP-binding/permease protein produces MRETLDTIKWLLSFIKKIPLRVMTAVLLGVVSYCCVIYIPYVSVTTVVNSSHISNFSWLIFSLVVAVVLRGVARYGEQYMNHFIAFHTLADVRHVLFKKLRTLAPAKLLNRAKGDYIALITSDVEMLEIFFAHTVSPVLIASIMGLGLVIYFSRIHLVLGLIALGVYLLMGVYLPSIQYRQAKQIGDDYKASLSQLNQSVIEMSEGKKDIKQYGLKEQMLQRLRQRGETLNRVSLKKTGQLRNIQWYMELIMALGMIWFVLFGIVLSVQPDKLIIASVVFVSSFGPFIPLSMLGNELLSTFSSAKRLKQVMAEEPAVLEITQADSLYKDDFAQLSVNDVSFGYVSDKLILEDVTLEFPKTGFIGVQGESGRGKSTLLYLLMRFFDTLKGDVAINERNIKEINTRDVYSIEGYMSQTTDLFTGTIRENIGLGLSDASDEMIEEAAKKASVHEWIMSLPNGYETEIKQGKRDMSDGEKQRIGLARLFLHDSPVMILDEPTSHLDYLNEQIILRAIEKERHQRLIVMVSHRDTSLTQADEIINL; encoded by the coding sequence ATGCGTGAAACACTTGATACCATCAAATGGTTGTTATCCTTTATAAAAAAAATCCCACTTCGCGTGATGACGGCAGTGCTGTTAGGTGTGGTAAGTTACTGTTGTGTCATTTATATCCCTTATGTGAGTGTGACAACAGTAGTAAATAGCTCGCATATTAGTAATTTTTCATGGCTGATTTTTAGTTTAGTTGTGGCTGTTGTGTTACGTGGTGTGGCAAGATATGGCGAGCAGTACATGAATCATTTTATTGCGTTCCATACTTTAGCAGACGTCAGACACGTACTATTTAAGAAATTACGAACGTTAGCGCCAGCGAAATTGTTAAATAGAGCAAAAGGTGATTATATTGCGTTGATTACTAGTGATGTTGAGATGCTTGAAATCTTTTTTGCTCATACAGTGTCACCAGTATTGATTGCTAGTATTATGGGACTTGGATTGGTTATCTATTTTAGTAGAATTCATCTTGTTCTTGGGCTGATCGCGTTAGGAGTGTACTTATTGATGGGCGTGTATCTTCCAAGTATTCAGTACCGACAAGCGAAACAAATTGGAGATGATTATAAGGCTAGCTTATCTCAGTTAAATCAATCTGTGATCGAAATGAGTGAAGGAAAAAAAGATATCAAACAATATGGCCTGAAAGAACAAATGCTACAACGATTACGTCAACGTGGCGAAACACTCAACCGAGTATCACTGAAAAAAACAGGTCAACTGCGTAACATTCAATGGTACATGGAATTAATTATGGCTTTAGGGATGATTTGGTTTGTCTTATTTGGCATTGTCCTATCCGTTCAACCAGATAAATTAATTATTGCCAGTGTTGTATTTGTCAGTTCGTTTGGTCCATTTATCCCACTTAGTATGTTGGGAAATGAGTTACTTTCGACTTTTTCTTCTGCAAAACGATTAAAACAAGTCATGGCAGAAGAGCCAGCTGTTTTAGAGATAACACAGGCAGACTCTTTATATAAAGATGACTTTGCTCAGTTATCGGTTAATGACGTGTCGTTTGGTTATGTATCAGACAAATTGATTTTAGAAGATGTCACACTAGAGTTTCCTAAAACGGGCTTCATTGGAGTTCAAGGAGAAAGTGGACGTGGAAAGAGTACGTTGTTATATTTATTGATGCGATTTTTTGATACATTAAAAGGTGATGTTGCGATTAATGAGCGAAATATAAAAGAGATTAACACAAGAGATGTATATAGCATCGAAGGGTATATGTCACAAACCACTGATTTATTTACCGGAACGATTCGAGAAAATATTGGGTTGGGATTGTCCGATGCAAGTGATGAGATGATTGAAGAGGCAGCAAAAAAAGCGTCTGTTCATGAGTGGATTATGTCACTACCAAATGGTTATGAGACAGAAATCAAACAAGGAAAACGAGATATGTCTGATGGAGAAAAACAACGAATCGGCTTAGCTAGATTGTTTTTACATGACTCTCCTGTGATGATTTTGGATGAACCGACTAGCCACTTGGATTATTTAAACGAGCAAATTATACTTAGAGCAATCGAAAAAGAACGACATCAGCGCTTGATTGTGATGGTTTCTCACCGAGATACCTCATTAACACAAGCTGACGAGATTATCAATCTATAG
- a CDS encoding ABC transporter ATP-binding protein/permease, with amino-acid sequence MINKQLMNLLKDDKKYIVGIVLSKWGTLLANIATVSILCVTLAQYYTKKEVSPLMLFSFVGVVVVSLIVKSIANNWQSHCTHFASSRLRLDVRTAVLTKSLEVDASQQTLNDTELTQLSVEGVEQLENYFSRFIPQFFYCLLSSLTVFVVLAFMYSKPAIVLLLCIPFIPLSIMAIMKIAKKILGEYWDGYLILGEQFYENLMGLTTLKVFSQDRMKQRQMDQRAESFRQATMNLLKMQLNSLIVMDIIAYGGAAIGIVLALSGYVKGVVSLPQMLIFILLAAEFFIPLRQLGSFFHVAMNGISASKRLFDFLDTPNSPLSKSRDEKHTAVPTRIEVEQVSFSYDDDEHYALKKVSAVFEKGYLYGIIGQSGSGKSTFSKLLTGDYTTPLGAITGYDSQGNTISLSDLQDDIVVVNQKSYLFEGSIKENLLMGRKDAQEDELWRVLDSVTLFEFVRAQPEKLDYVIQSNGKNLSGGQRQRLLIARSLLADKTIYVFDEVTSSVDSDSEKAILDAVTRLAKDKIVLFISHRLYTVKEMDSILVFDNGELVEVGTHDVLSKQSSVYQHFLLSEQELLEGGLDYNA; translated from the coding sequence ATGATTAATAAGCAATTAATGAATTTATTGAAAGATGATAAAAAATATATCGTTGGGATTGTCCTATCAAAATGGGGGACACTGTTAGCGAATATTGCAACAGTCAGCATTTTATGCGTCACGCTTGCTCAATATTATACAAAAAAAGAAGTCTCCCCATTGATGTTATTTAGTTTTGTCGGGGTGGTTGTGGTTAGTTTGATTGTTAAATCAATCGCTAATAATTGGCAATCCCACTGCACACATTTTGCATCGAGTCGTTTAAGACTAGATGTGAGAACAGCTGTATTAACCAAAAGTTTAGAAGTTGATGCGAGTCAACAAACATTAAATGATACTGAATTAACACAATTATCTGTGGAAGGCGTCGAGCAGTTAGAAAATTATTTTTCTCGGTTTATTCCGCAATTTTTTTATTGTCTGTTATCTAGTCTAACGGTGTTTGTTGTACTGGCATTTATGTATAGTAAGCCGGCTATTGTTTTGTTACTGTGTATTCCTTTCATTCCATTATCTATTATGGCTATTATGAAAATTGCCAAAAAGATTTTAGGCGAGTATTGGGACGGTTATTTGATTTTAGGCGAACAGTTTTATGAAAACTTGATGGGATTAACGACGTTAAAAGTTTTTTCTCAAGATAGAATGAAGCAACGTCAAATGGATCAGCGAGCTGAATCGTTTCGTCAAGCTACGATGAATTTATTGAAGATGCAACTGAATTCACTTATTGTGATGGATATTATCGCATATGGTGGGGCAGCGATTGGGATTGTTTTAGCATTGTCAGGTTATGTCAAAGGGGTGGTTTCACTACCCCAAATGCTAATTTTTATTCTATTAGCCGCTGAGTTTTTTATCCCATTACGTCAATTAGGGTCGTTTTTCCATGTGGCAATGAATGGTATCAGTGCATCAAAGCGGTTATTTGATTTCTTGGATACACCTAATAGTCCACTCTCTAAGTCTCGTGACGAGAAACATACAGCCGTACCAACTCGTATTGAAGTTGAACAGGTCTCGTTTAGTTATGACGATGATGAGCATTATGCACTAAAAAAAGTGAGTGCAGTATTTGAAAAAGGCTATCTATATGGCATTATTGGCCAGTCTGGCTCAGGTAAAAGTACGTTTAGTAAGTTGTTGACAGGTGATTATACGACTCCTTTAGGGGCGATTACCGGGTATGATAGTCAAGGAAATACGATTAGTTTATCTGATTTACAAGATGATATTGTTGTTGTGAATCAAAAAAGTTACTTATTTGAAGGTAGTATTAAAGAGAATTTGTTAATGGGACGAAAAGATGCCCAAGAAGATGAGTTGTGGCGTGTATTAGATAGTGTGACATTATTTGAATTTGTAAGAGCCCAACCGGAAAAATTAGATTATGTCATTCAATCAAATGGTAAAAACTTGTCAGGAGGTCAGCGTCAGCGTTTGTTAATTGCTAGATCTTTATTAGCAGATAAGACGATTTATGTATTTGATGAAGTCACATCAAGTGTAGATAGTGATAGTGAAAAAGCGATATTAGACGCTGTGACACGATTGGCAAAAGACAAAATAGTGCTATTTATTTCACATCGTTTGTACACGGTAAAAGAGATGGATAGTATTTTAGTCTTTGATAATGGTGAATTAGTAGAAGTTGGAACGCATGATGTATTGTCTAAACAATCTAGTGTGTATCAACACTTTTTATTATCAGAACAAGAGTTATTGGAAGGGGGATTGGATTATAATGCGTGA
- a CDS encoding YbaN family protein, which yields MKRIIFFILGCIMFILGTIGIIIPLLPTVPFYLAASFFWLNSSKKVHDYFVATKWYKQYVEEYIVEKKMTKKQQLKILVTVFCLLAIPFVMVPNTIMRMALIVVFVGHVIFFRVYFSDKRKAKLSKAEGIDL from the coding sequence ATGAAGCGTATAATCTTTTTTATCTTGGGCTGTATAATGTTTATTTTGGGAACTATCGGTATCATCATTCCATTATTACCCACTGTACCATTTTATTTAGCCGCCTCTTTTTTTTGGCTAAATAGTTCAAAAAAAGTACATGATTATTTTGTTGCGACTAAATGGTACAAGCAATATGTAGAGGAATATATTGTAGAAAAAAAGATGACAAAAAAACAACAACTAAAAATATTAGTGACCGTGTTTTGTTTATTGGCTATTCCTTTTGTGATGGTGCCAAATACGATTATGAGGATGGCGTTGATTGTGGTCTTTGTAGGCCATGTCATATTCTTTAGAGTGTATTTTTCAGATAAGAGAAAAGCAAAACTATCAAAGGCAGAAGGAATCGATCTATGA
- a CDS encoding Nramp family divalent metal transporter, whose product MSEPHNNHEPHKLIAHTNGRSLEEINGSVEVPVGKGFWRTLLAYSGPGALVAVGYMDPGNWSTSITGGQNFQYLLMSVILMSSLVAMLLQYMAAKLGIVTQMDLAQAIRARTSKKLGIVLWILTELAIMATDIAEVIGAAIALYLLFGIPLLYAVLITVFDVLLLLLLTKIGFRKIEALVVCLIFVILFVFIYQIALSNPSWGAVFEGLIPTKDTFADSPRIGGQTPLTGALGIIGATVMPHNLYLHSAVSQTRKIDHSDENHVAEAVRFSTWDSNIQLTMAFFVNALLLIMGVAVFKSGTVKDPSFFGLYEALSDPNTLSNGLLVSVAKSGVLSTLFAVALLASGQNSTITGTLTGQVIMEGFIHMKLPTWLRRLVTRLISVIPVVICVMMTSKKGTLEEHEALNNLMNNSQVFLAFALPFSMIPLLMMTNSEAEMGHRFKNNGLVKFFGWVSVIALTYLNLTGLPSQMEAFFGDNPNQTELTTAHNIAYVIIIGVLLLLAWTIWDLYKGNKRIMEASQNTP is encoded by the coding sequence ATGAGTGAACCTCATAATAATCATGAACCTCACAAACTAATCGCCCATACAAATGGACGCTCTTTAGAAGAAATAAATGGATCAGTTGAGGTGCCTGTAGGAAAAGGATTTTGGCGAACATTACTCGCCTATTCAGGACCTGGGGCGTTAGTTGCTGTTGGGTATATGGACCCAGGCAATTGGTCAACATCCATTACAGGTGGACAAAATTTTCAGTATCTATTGATGTCTGTCATTTTGATGTCTAGTTTAGTTGCTATGCTCTTGCAATACATGGCTGCTAAGTTAGGGATTGTCACCCAAATGGATTTAGCCCAAGCGATTCGTGCTAGAACGAGTAAAAAACTGGGGATTGTCTTATGGATTTTAACTGAGTTAGCTATTATGGCCACTGATATTGCTGAAGTTATTGGAGCCGCAATTGCCTTGTATTTACTGTTTGGTATTCCACTGCTCTATGCCGTACTTATTACTGTATTTGATGTTTTGCTACTATTACTTTTAACAAAAATCGGTTTTAGAAAAATTGAAGCGTTAGTTGTCTGCCTAATTTTTGTCATTCTTTTTGTCTTTATTTATCAAATTGCCTTATCAAATCCATCATGGGGAGCTGTTTTTGAAGGCTTAATTCCTACTAAGGATACGTTTGCTGACTCACCAAGAATCGGGGGACAAACACCTTTAACTGGTGCACTAGGAATTATTGGGGCAACGGTTATGCCACATAATTTATACTTGCATTCAGCGGTGTCTCAAACAAGAAAAATTGACCATTCTGATGAAAACCATGTTGCTGAAGCGGTTCGTTTTTCAACTTGGGATTCAAATATTCAATTGACTATGGCATTTTTCGTCAATGCCTTACTGTTAATTATGGGCGTGGCCGTTTTTAAATCCGGCACTGTCAAAGACCCGTCATTCTTTGGATTATATGAAGCTTTGTCAGACCCTAATACTTTAAGTAATGGACTTCTTGTCTCTGTTGCCAAATCAGGTGTCTTATCCACTCTTTTTGCTGTGGCACTTTTAGCATCAGGACAAAACTCTACCATTACAGGAACGTTGACTGGACAAGTCATCATGGAAGGGTTTATTCATATGAAGCTTCCAACATGGTTAAGACGTCTAGTGACACGTTTAATTTCAGTCATTCCTGTTGTTATCTGTGTCATGATGACAAGTAAAAAAGGAACATTAGAAGAACACGAAGCGCTTAACAATTTAATGAATAACTCTCAAGTATTCTTAGCTTTTGCCTTACCTTTTTCAATGATTCCACTCCTTATGATGACAAACAGCGAAGCTGAAATGGGGCATCGCTTTAAAAACAATGGGCTTGTTAAATTCTTTGGCTGGGTTTCAGTTATTGCCTTAACTTACCTCAACTTAACTGGACTCCCAAGTCAGATGGAAGCTTTTTTTGGTGACAATCCCAATCAAACAGAACTAACAACAGCGCACAACATTGCCTATGTGATCATTATTGGTGTACTACTTCTTTTAGCTTGGACCATATGGGATTTGTATAAAGGAAACAAACGAATCATGGAAGCATCGCAAAATACACCATAA
- a CDS encoding MFS transporter — MEHNTNTTKKNTIGIVLSLMIGYSILYMDKSMISTAIIPISSEFNLDAAQTGLIMSFFFLGYSLMQIPGGWLADKIGAKKVLMLSMILVAIFSAVFGLVGVLSAFVLVRFFAGIGHAGYPSSVTKAVATNFEPEKRTLIQSIILSTSGIGGILAFTLGANLININWRYAYFVLAGLFMLSLILIFLFIPNTVPIKQTNKKRIPFSHVFLNRNVIFLAMAMLLQNFLLYGNMSWLPSVLNQKFELDLKSIGYLLAVNALFQTIATMYSGVLLSKLFLGKEKLFIFLTTSLTAVLVIAFIFSNSLVLSMIFLVLVSILSVSAFTAMFTLPHKLINPEIIGASIGFINTGGTLGGFLAPMILGQLIKVGGGSFTLSFVFMAVASILAGLTVLFGIRKEEK; from the coding sequence ATGGAACATAATACAAATACTACAAAAAAAAATACAATCGGTATCGTCTTATCACTAATGATTGGTTATTCTATCCTTTATATGGATAAAAGTATGATTTCAACCGCCATTATCCCGATTTCTTCCGAATTTAACTTAGATGCTGCTCAGACTGGTCTTATCATGTCTTTTTTCTTTTTAGGTTATTCTCTCATGCAAATTCCTGGTGGCTGGTTAGCTGATAAAATTGGAGCAAAAAAAGTCTTAATGCTATCCATGATACTCGTTGCTATTTTTTCTGCCGTATTTGGCTTAGTGGGTGTCCTGTCCGCTTTTGTTTTAGTAAGATTTTTTGCTGGTATTGGACATGCCGGGTACCCATCTAGCGTGACAAAAGCTGTCGCAACAAATTTTGAGCCAGAAAAACGTACCTTAATTCAATCCATCATTTTATCGACATCTGGGATTGGTGGCATATTAGCCTTTACTTTAGGTGCGAACCTTATCAATATAAACTGGCGATACGCCTATTTCGTCTTAGCTGGACTATTTATGTTATCGCTCATCTTAATTTTTTTGTTCATTCCTAACACTGTTCCTATAAAACAAACAAATAAAAAACGCATCCCATTCTCTCATGTATTCTTAAATCGTAACGTTATTTTTCTTGCAATGGCTATGTTACTACAGAATTTCTTACTATATGGAAATATGTCCTGGTTACCATCTGTTTTAAACCAAAAGTTTGAATTGGATTTAAAAAGTATCGGATATCTATTAGCTGTGAATGCTCTATTTCAAACTATCGCAACAATGTATTCAGGTGTGTTACTATCCAAACTGTTTTTAGGAAAAGAAAAACTCTTCATTTTTTTAACAACATCACTCACTGCCGTGTTAGTGATTGCTTTTATCTTTTCCAATAGCTTAGTGTTATCTATGATTTTCTTAGTATTGGTTAGTATTTTATCTGTCAGTGCTTTTACAGCTATGTTTACTCTACCACATAAGCTAATTAATCCAGAAATTATCGGGGCATCTATTGGATTTATCAATACAGGTGGCACACTCGGTGGTTTCCTTGCACCTATGATTTTAGGACAACTCATTAAGGTTGGTGGTGGATCATTTACTCTGTCATTTGTGTTTATGGCAGTCGCTAGCATCCTTGCTGGTTTAACTGTCTTATTTGGTATTAGAAAGGAAGAAAAATAA